tgttgttttaagctaagTGTGGGGGTGatctgttacacagcaatagataactcATATGCtgtcatttcccagagtttgttttTCCCCCGTATGCAAAATGTGAAATGCAGAGACTGCCTCCAAAGAGGACTGTTGCTTAGATGCCACAGAAGGTAAACTTGGGCCTGTCTTGTCCAAAACCTGATGTCTTCAGAAGCTCTCAGAGTTGTTCTCAGTGTCTTTGCATTTGAAATCTTTGACAGAAGCAGGGTGTAAGCACCTTTGAACACTTGCATTGATTGAAGTTCCCCAGTAGATCACTTTGGAACCTCCTGCATTCTCCCAAGGGATTCGGGGGATTTGGGATCAAATCTTAGGCCTCTGCTGTAGCGGTAATGGCCTCACACCCACAACCCCATCcttatctttttcccttttcatgctCCCAGGTTTAAGCAAATCCTTGAGCACTCATAGGATTCCTAgcatggatgggtgggtgggtgggtgggtgggtgtgtgtgtgtgtgtgggtgtgtgtgtgtgtgtttcgcacatgtgcatgcacttagtcatatccaattctttgcaaccccatggactagcttggatgtgtgtgtgtgtgtgtgtgtgtgtgtgtgtgtggttcgcacatgtgcatgcacttagtcatatccaattctttgcaaccccatggactagcttggatgtgtgtgtgtgtgtgtgtggttcgcACATGTGCATGGacttagtcatatccaattctttgcgaccccatggactagcatggatgtgtgtgtgtgtgtgtgcttagtcatgtctgattctttgagaccccatggactactgtagcccaccaggctcctctgtccatgggatttcccaggcaagaatactggagtcagttgccatttcctcctcctccaggggatcttcctgacccagggatcaaacccctgtcttctgcatctcctgcattggcaggtggattccttaccaccaaACCACTTAGGAAGTCCTCCTAGAGAGGGATACCCTGGGCTAATACTGTTGACCACTGACCCTCACCCCCAACCCTAGCTAGCCTGCAACACTGGGTGATAAGTTCACCGGTTTTACAAACTGCCATTTCCCCCATTTTTAGGcatgaggaaaagaggaaaggattatgatcttgtttttattttctatttaccaAGAATTCCGGGTTGACAGCCACTGACCTCAGAGTTGTTTATCTTGTTTCCATGGAAGGGTCTATCATTGTTCTCAGTCACCAAGAGATTCTACGGTCTCTTGCTAAGTACGCCTTAAAAGTCTAAGCTGGATATCACTGAATTCATTTAAACCCACTTGGAAATATTTACCTCAGTAGAAATAGCCCTTGAATTTATTGGTATAAAGAGATTGTGGCTATATCAAGTTTTTAAAGTCATACTCTACTAAGTACCCTTATTTAAACCTGAACACCCAAAACAAGTACCAAAAACATGTTCTCAAgagagcttttttttaaaaaaatcaatactttAAAGTGTTTTTCATTCACTCTTCCTCCCCTACATAAATTAACCCTCAAGTTGCAGGCCCGGCAGAGAGGAAGACTAGCCAATCTACCCTCACCTTCTAACAACCATGAAATAAATGATACTCAACAGTGTCAGTTCTGTGCTATTTGCCATTTTTTATTAACCAAACTGCAGGTTTCAATCAAATTTGCACTGTTTCAGAGTCAAAGccaaactttttaatttttctttaggaAGATTAGTTCAGTGCATGGAACCTGCAGAGATTCGATCAGGCCACTCAATCACAGTCCCAGGTCACTAGATAACAGCAGGTGATCTCCTGGCAGTTGCTGTGAGCCACAGGGTCTTCAGCTGCAGGGGTGGTAGCTGCAGTAGAATCCACAGAGCCGGTAGAGGTGGCAGAAGAATCCACAGAGCCGGTAGAGGTGGCAGAAGAATCCACAGAGCCGGTAGAGGTGGCAGAAGAATCCACAGAGCCGGTAGAGGTGGCAGAAGCGGCAGAGACAGCAGCAGTGGTGGCTGCCGTGGTGCCACCACCATAGTGGTAATTCAGGTAGCGGCCCGCCTGCATACTCTGTGCCACTATGTTGGTGCCGTGACACGCCATCAGCAGCAAATTGCGAGGCTGTACACGGTAGGCGAAGCGCATGAAGGCCATCGAGTAGAAGATGAGTGCAGTCGTCATGCGGCCACTGATGATGTCCGGTGATGCCCTCATGTCCCTGAAGGCAGCCAGCGGGAGGCCCCAGTTGGCCACTGGACCCCAGAAGTGCGTGCTGGCCAGGTAATCTCGGAACTCCTTAGTCTTCACAGTCTCCATCGCCTTCCGGCACAGAGCCACCACCGCTGCCATGATCACTAAGACTTAAGAGCACCAACAAACGAACAGCTCACCGACAATGACGTGGGGCGTAGAACCTGGAACCTCAGCCTATCCTGAAACTGCATTAGCCCCAAGTCTCGCACCTACACGCAACAGCCGTAAAGCACGCCAGACTGCACGTGCCACTGTCCTGTGTTCCTTTGTGGGCAGAGGCGTGGCCTGCCCTCGTGACTTTGCGTTTCTGCCGTAAAGTGCAGTAGAGGGCACGTGCCATTGTCATGTCCGTCTTTGGGAACGGGAAGTGTGCCCTCGCCTTCGTGCCTTTGCATGACTGCCGTAAAGTGTTTAGAGTGTGCCTGCATGTTTGCGCATGCGCTAGTGATTTAAGCAAAGATGCGCGTACAACCTTGTCTTACCCTCCGTGGTGTGCTGCCGCCGCTTGAAACCTTTCAGTGGTCCAGGTGCCGCCGGGGGAGACGGTGGTCTAGCTTACCACTTCTCAGGTACGAGGGAAACTGCTTGCTCTCTCTAGTCTGTGGACTGCACTGACTAGATGTTGATACAAAATTCTTCAAGTACAGAATTTTCTCTGTACAATTTGCCTGAGTTACCTGCAGATATTTCACCTCTATATATTTCAGTGTCTGGCTCTTCACAAGGACATTCTTCAAACCACAGTAATCCTCTCAGATGCTTAACATTTAGTACAGCATTATCATCTAATACGCAGTGcatatttaaatagttttatggctgtttttttctttcttgttggaGGGGGAAAATTCAGGATCCATTCAAGATTCACATAtagttatattttttagattaaccTCCCTTAATCTAGAAGAGTTCcccagcttttttttcttttgtgatatgatatttttgaaaagtacAAGTCAGTGGTTTTTCAGAATGTCCTTAATTTGGATGAGTCAGTTTTatcttaattaaatttaaattgaatttttttggGTAAGAATGCCACACAGGTGTGGTTGTCTTTAATGCATTACAGTGGGAGGCACCTGATATCATTTGTTTCCATCATTGGTGACAGTGAGTTTGATCATGTCGTTAAGGAATTGTCTGTCAGGTTTCTCCATTATAAAGgtatcttttcctctcctctctggaaCCTCTTTGAGAGTGGATGAATATTGTGTTCTCCCAAGTCTTTCCCCTAATAGTTAATATCCATTGATGAAAATTCTTAATGACAAAACTGATGGTGGTCTTCCCAGtgttttctgctttttccagTAAAAATGATGAGTTGAAAAGTAATTAAGTATACATTGAaatattaatgggcttccctggtggctcagctggtaaagaatcctcctgcaatgtgggagacctgggtttgatccctgggttgggaagatcccctggagaaaagaacagatacccactccagtattctggcctgaagaattccatggactatacagttggaaaaagtcagacacgactgagtgactttcattttatgggcttccctgatagctcagttggtaaagaatccgcctgcaatgcggaaaacctgggtttgatccctgggttgggatgatcccctgagaaggaaaaggctacccactccagtattctggcctggagaattccatggactgtgtagtccgtacttttaactgtggtgttggagaagactcttgagagtcccttggactgcaaggagatccaaccagtcccttctgaaggagatcagccctgggatttctttggaaggaatgatgctaaagctgaaactccagtactttggccacctcatgcaaagagttgactcattggaaaagactctgttgctgggagggattgggggcaggaggagaaggggacgacagaggatgagatggctggatggcatcactgactcgatggatgtgagtctgggtgaactccgggagttggtgatggacagggaggcctggcgtgctgcgattcatgggatggcaaagagttggacacaactgagcgactgaactgaactgaatgtagtgATTTatagggcatcccaggtggctcagtggtcaagaatctgcctgcaatgcaggagacactggcttgatccctgggtcggaaagatcccttggaggaggtagtggcaacccactccagtattcttgcctggagaacataCACACAGTGATTTACAACGAGCccattatacttttaaaaattaatacattcaTTATCTGTGTTCATTTACATCCCAGATGTTTTactaatatagttttaaaatacacaGTATAACCATTGTTCAAAAGGAAAGCAGCATTATTTTTATGTAACCCTTTTAAAGCACTGGGCTTCCAAATACAGATGACTGATACACTGGTGTGAGTCAATTCATTATAAATTGTAATTAATAAATCAGCAAACCATGAATGGAATGACATTTTAGGTCTACACTGCCAGATGCTCCAGTGttctaaaataaatgtaagtTGCCATACCTTGTCCATTGGAAGCTATTAGTACTTGGAGATCATCTCCCATAGATTGGTACTTGGTTTTGATTACCTATTACTGtgtaacaaatcaccccaaaatATAGTGGCTCAGAACAACAATCTTTTATTGTACTCAGATATTTTCAATTTGGGTGAGACTTAGCCAGCTTATCTGATCCACCTGAGGCAGCTCATCTTGGGGTTGGAAGATCCACTTTCAAAATGGTTCGCTAACAAGGCAGGCAAGTTGATACTGGTTGTtactgggagctcagctgggactATTAAAGCCAGTCGTGCTTCCTCAAAGCACGGTGCCTAAAAAGATGTGTTGTAGGCATAATCTTGCATAATCTCCCCTCAAGTGTGGGCAGAATGCATGAATATGATTAAATATAATTCCCATGATTATATGACAAAAGGGAATTTGAAGATAAGAGTAAGGTCCCAAATCAGTTGACCTTAACATGGGGAGATGCTCTAAGTGGGCCTGACCTGATCACATgagatgttttgtttttggcttaaGACaacaggcggagaaggcaatggcaccccactccagtactcttgcctggaaaatcccatggatggaggagcctggtaggctgcggtccatggggtcgctaagagtcggacacgactgagcgacttcgctttcacttttcactttcatgcattggagaaggaaatggcaacccactccagtgttcttgcctggagagtcccagggatggtggggcctggtgggctgctgtctgtggggtcgcccagagtcggacacgactgaagtaacttagcatagcatagcgtaagataacaggaatttattttctcacagtacCGGAGGCTAAAAGTCCAAACTTAAGCCTCTTTCATCTTCCAGACCTAGGCTTGTGGCCGTATTACTCCAGACTCTGCCTCTGGAGTAACATGCCTCCTCTTCTGAGTGTCTTCTCTCTCTTACGAGCCATTTGAATCTGGGTCTGTtagtcagagacagagaaagagatcgAAACTGTGAGTGGGATTTGACGTGAGGGAGAGTCTCTCGGGCTGACTTGGAGCGTGGAATGGCCTCCTGGCAGGGAATGTAAGCAGCCTCTAGGAGCTGAGTGCATCCTCAGCTGACTGCCAGTGAGGAGAGGCAGACCAGAGCCCTGTAgccacaaggaactgaattccTCCGACAACATGCACACcttgtgagaccctgagcagagaaccTAGCCATGCTCTGCCCAGAATCCCAGCCTACAGACTATGAGCTGATAAATGGCtgggtttttcttttcatacttgagattttttgttttgtattggggtgcAGCTGATTACCAATGTTGTAGTAGTTTCTGGAGAACAGCAAAGGGCCTcagtcatacacatacatgtatccacgCAGGTGGCggccgtggtaaagaacccgcctgccagtgtaggagacataagagacgtgggttccatccctggatcgggaagatattctggtgaaggaaatggcaacccactcccctactccggtattcttgcctggattatccccatggacaggagcctggtgtgctatagctcatggggtttcagagttggacacgactgagcgactaagcacacaacgcattctctcccaaacccccctcccatccaggctggcacgtgGCATTGAGTAAAGTTCCATGTGCTGTGCAGctggttcttgttggttatccattttgagtatagcagtgtatacataaCCTTAccaactccctaattatcccttccccAAATGGGCAACTGTAAGTTCTTTTTCTAAGTCCgtgagtctctttctattttgtaagtaagttcatttatatcatttctttttagattccacatatcagggatgtcatatgatatttctctttctctgtctgacttcactcagtatgacactctagGTCCTTCCACGctactgcaaatgacattatttcattctttataatggctgagtaatattccaattatatatgtaccacatctgtatccattcctctgttgatggacatttaggttgcttccatgtcttggctcatGTAAACagggctgcagtgaacattggggtgcatgtatccttttggatcatgttttttttccccagatatatgcccaggagtgggattgcagggtcatatgataCCTCTGTTTTTagttcttaaggaacctccatagtgttctccatagtggctataccaatttacattcccacgaaCAATATAGGagagtttccttctctccacaccctctccagcatttgttgtttgtaaattttttgatgattacatgactgttgttttaagccactaaatatGTGATAATCTTTTGTGCAgcagtagaaaactaatataaGCTGTATTAATTGGCTTTTATGATCTCTTCTCAGAAGTCCCATAACATAACTTCTCCAGACAAAAGCCCACCCAGATTCAATGAGAGGGGACACAGACCCACCTCTCTAAGGCAGAAATGTTGAAGTCATACTTTCTAAGAAGAGCACGTGGAATGGGAACTATTGTTGGGGCCACCTTTGGAAAATACAGTCTACCATATTTTTTAACCTGAAATGACATAATTATAGAACACTGGATCTCATGGATTATCTGCAGAATAGGGATGGTAGTGGTACCTACCTCAGCAGTATTGTGAGGTTTCAGTGTGTTAATCCATGGTCAGTACTTAATATAGGACCTGGTATATAAGAAATGCTCAGTGAAttttagctgttattattatcatcatccagTCCAGCCttctcattttacaaacaagACAGGAAGCTTTAAGAGGTTGTGTTATGTGCCATGGTGACACAGAGAATTTATGGTAGACCTGGATTGAAATTTCCTTTTCTCACATCAGTGCTCTGCACAAATCACTTTAATGTCTGATGTGTTTCTGTCTTTCCAACTCTGTTGTAAGTTcccttgggccaccagggaagtatcacCAAATGAAATATTCCTTCTCCCCACAAACCTTTCTAATGTATTACCTGGATGTGGCCCAAATTGAAGAAGATAAGATCTGCCTGttcatgttg
The nucleotide sequence above comes from Bos javanicus breed banteng chromosome X, ARS-OSU_banteng_1.0, whole genome shotgun sequence. Encoded proteins:
- the MPC1L gene encoding mitochondrial pyruvate carrier 1-like protein → MAAVVALCRKAMETVKTKEFRDYLASTHFWGPVANWGLPLAAFRDMRASPDIISGRMTTALIFYSMAFMRFAYRVQPRNLLLMACHGTNIVAQSMQAGRYLNYHYGGGTTAATTAAVSAASATSTGSVDSSATSTGSVDSSATSTGSVDSSATSTGSVDSTAATTPAAEDPVAHSNCQEITCCYLVTWDCD